The following are encoded in a window of Rhodothermus bifroesti genomic DNA:
- a CDS encoding SDR family NAD(P)-dependent oxidoreductase, which produces MNEHIAGKVVVVTGAAGRLGQRVLHRFAREGARLAAVVHSAEQARRFQLPEQAEGAVFYADLTHEAQVVACFDQIQDRFGQVNVLIHAVGAWAERPLRELTLNEWHALLGANLTSTFLCFREAARLMQGQGGRLIAFAAMQGVDRGRARQAAYSAAKGGLVRLVEALGAELGSQGITVHAIAPSVIHYGEEKPTTGIAADQLVELCLWLCSPHAAALNGTTLRAYGSL; this is translated from the coding sequence ATGAACGAGCACATAGCGGGTAAGGTGGTTGTGGTGACCGGTGCAGCGGGGCGTCTGGGACAACGCGTGCTGCACCGTTTTGCCCGGGAAGGCGCACGATTGGCCGCCGTAGTGCATTCTGCCGAACAAGCCCGTCGGTTTCAGCTACCAGAGCAAGCTGAAGGGGCGGTCTTCTATGCCGACCTGACCCACGAGGCCCAAGTTGTCGCTTGCTTTGACCAAATTCAGGATCGGTTTGGCCAAGTCAATGTGCTCATCCATGCCGTAGGCGCCTGGGCCGAGCGGCCGCTACGAGAGCTTACGCTAAATGAATGGCATGCGCTGCTAGGGGCGAATCTGACCTCAACGTTTTTATGCTTTCGGGAGGCTGCGCGCCTCATGCAAGGGCAAGGGGGACGCCTAATTGCTTTTGCGGCCATGCAAGGCGTTGACCGCGGACGGGCACGCCAGGCAGCTTACTCGGCAGCCAAAGGCGGATTGGTGCGCTTGGTTGAGGCGCTTGGCGCTGAGCTGGGATCTCAGGGCATTACCGTGCATGCCATTGCCCCCTCGGTCATTCATTACGGCGAAGAAAAACCCACCACCGGCATTGCAGCCGATCAGCTTGTAGAGCTGTGCCTTTGGCTGTGTTCACCACATGCGGCTGCACTCAACGGCACAACCCTGCGCGCCTACGGCAGTCTTTAA
- a CDS encoding saccharopine dehydrogenase family protein, whose protein sequence is MRLTIIGAGAIGSSIASFLVNHPQVTQVQVCDARARNLQLLHDRLQTSKLRSFQIDARDYGVLEPILQGSQVVISAAPPQLNPSLAQLCLRLGVHFCDMGGNDQIVRQELALHDQAVKRAVWIVPSCGLAPGLVNILCLHGLEQFDEVEAAYLRVGDVPLNPQPFNFRISWSAEKVIEDYTNPVQLIRDGQLHVEAPLTGLERIRFEEPFGEMEAFYTAGGLSTLAEQLAGKVRVLDYKSIRWPCHASQMRFVLELGFGEPRNIDVRTHLTYRDVLVRRMRQRLGGHYEDAVLLRVAIHGKRQGKPHTLLYEMVDRYDQTQQVSAMKRCTSLPTALVALMIASGEVRGGGALPPEQVVPRQRFYQLLIEQGLPLTHRWFEGYVDVTHPEPTQAASVTNKTAATRTKTPSASSQ, encoded by the coding sequence ATGCGTCTGACCATTATTGGAGCCGGAGCGATCGGCTCGTCGATTGCTTCCTTTTTGGTAAATCATCCTCAAGTAACCCAAGTGCAGGTGTGCGACGCGCGCGCACGCAACCTGCAGCTGCTGCACGACCGTTTGCAAACCAGCAAGTTGCGCTCGTTCCAGATTGATGCCCGTGACTACGGTGTGCTGGAGCCGATCCTGCAGGGGAGCCAAGTGGTCATTAGCGCAGCGCCTCCCCAGCTGAACCCGTCACTGGCCCAGCTTTGTCTAAGGCTAGGGGTTCATTTTTGTGATATGGGCGGTAACGATCAGATCGTACGCCAGGAGTTGGCCCTGCACGATCAGGCTGTCAAACGTGCTGTCTGGATTGTTCCCAGCTGTGGACTGGCGCCTGGCCTAGTCAACATCTTGTGCCTGCATGGCTTAGAGCAGTTCGACGAAGTAGAAGCGGCCTACCTACGCGTAGGCGATGTGCCGCTCAACCCTCAGCCGTTTAACTTTCGCATCTCTTGGTCAGCCGAAAAGGTGATCGAGGATTATACCAACCCGGTTCAGCTGATTCGTGACGGGCAGCTGCACGTCGAGGCACCGCTTACCGGCCTAGAACGCATTCGTTTCGAGGAGCCGTTTGGGGAAATGGAAGCTTTTTACACCGCGGGCGGACTCTCTACATTGGCTGAGCAACTGGCTGGGAAAGTACGCGTGCTTGATTACAAAAGCATTCGCTGGCCTTGCCATGCCAGTCAGATGCGGTTTGTGCTAGAGTTAGGGTTTGGCGAGCCGCGCAATATTGACGTACGCACACACTTAACCTATCGCGACGTGCTTGTTCGGCGCATGCGACAGCGGCTAGGGGGCCATTATGAAGACGCGGTGCTGCTTCGCGTGGCCATCCACGGCAAACGGCAGGGCAAGCCGCATACGCTGCTTTATGAGATGGTCGATCGCTACGACCAGACGCAGCAGGTCAGTGCCATGAAGCGTTGTACCAGCCTGCCCACGGCTTTAGTAGCGCTGATGATCGCTTCGGGAGAGGTCCGAGGAGGTGGTGCCCTACCTCCAGAGCAGGTCGTGCCTCGCCAGCGTTTTTATCAGCTTTTGATCGAGCAAGGCTTACCCCTCACGCACCGTTGGTTCGAGGGTTACGTGGACGTTACCCACCCCGAGCCTACCCAAGCCGCATCTGTAACCAATAAAACTGCAGCAACCCGTACCAAGACACCATCGGCCTCTTCCCAATAG
- the recR gene encoding recombination mediator RecR has product MSFTSASVEALVEQLTRLPTIGRKTAQRLAAYILKMSREEVEALAQALLAVKDRVRTCAICYNVTDEEVCSICRSARRDHTTICVVEEPSDVMALERTGEYRGVYHVLGGVISPLDGIGPDDLRVRELVARVAPSADDAARAALYPEGRLPQVQEVILALNPNVEGDTTAYYLSQLLKPLGVRVTRIARGLPIGGDLEYADEATLSRALEGRLVL; this is encoded by the coding sequence ATGAGTTTTACGTCGGCATCGGTTGAAGCCCTGGTGGAGCAGCTCACCCGGCTGCCTACCATCGGGCGCAAAACGGCCCAACGGCTGGCGGCCTATATCCTCAAAATGTCGCGTGAAGAAGTGGAGGCCCTAGCGCAAGCGTTGCTGGCGGTCAAAGACCGCGTGCGCACGTGCGCCATTTGTTACAACGTGACCGACGAAGAAGTCTGCAGCATCTGCCGTTCAGCACGCCGTGACCACACCACCATCTGCGTGGTCGAAGAACCCAGCGACGTGATGGCGCTTGAACGCACTGGCGAGTACCGTGGCGTATATCACGTGCTGGGAGGGGTCATTTCGCCCTTAGACGGTATTGGCCCAGATGATCTGCGCGTGCGTGAGTTGGTGGCCCGCGTTGCCCCCAGCGCTGACGATGCGGCTCGTGCAGCCCTGTATCCTGAAGGTCGCCTTCCCCAGGTGCAAGAGGTTATCCTAGCCCTGAATCCCAATGTTGAAGGCGATACGACAGCTTACTACTTATCGCAGCTCCTCAAACCGTTGGGCGTGCGTGTAACCCGCATTGCCCGAGGCTTACCCATCGGCGGTGATTTAGAATATGCCGACGAGGCAACGCTTTCCCGGGCATTGGAAGGGCGGCTGGTCCTGTAG
- a CDS encoding YbaB/EbfC family nucleoid-associated protein, which produces MAEAFNLGEVFSKFLEVQRRLSEVQQALSTKTVAVEAGGGMVRVTANGLQRITRIQVDPEAFRTEDQEVLEDLIAAGVNKALEEAARMAQEEMQKTIGALLPPGLPLDLSLLGR; this is translated from the coding sequence ATGGCTGAAGCATTCAACCTTGGGGAAGTTTTTAGCAAATTCCTGGAAGTGCAGCGTCGCTTAAGCGAAGTGCAGCAAGCGCTAAGCACCAAGACCGTTGCGGTCGAAGCGGGTGGTGGTATGGTGCGGGTAACAGCGAATGGGCTGCAGCGCATCACGCGCATCCAGGTCGATCCTGAAGCCTTCCGTACCGAAGACCAGGAAGTGCTGGAGGACCTGATTGCAGCGGGCGTCAATAAAGCCCTAGAAGAGGCCGCCCGCATGGCCCAGGAAGAAATGCAAAAAACCATCGGAGCTTTACTACCACCCGGATTGCCTTTGGACCTGAGTTTACTAGGGCGATGA
- the dnaX gene encoding DNA polymerase III subunit gamma/tau translates to MPMSEQRYLVAARKYRPQLFRELVAQEHVTETLKNALRLDRIGHAYLFSGPRGVGKTTAARLLAKAINCQTPLDQREDGAEPCRRCEACLAFEEGRSLNVLEIDAASNNRVEDVRELRETVRIPPQGARKKVYIIDEVHMLSNAAFNALLKTLEEPPPHVLFIFATTEPHKVLPTILSRCQRFDFRRIPVENIVARLREVCAAEGVEADDESLMLLARKGDGALRDALSAFDQAVSLCGTRLRYAELAQALGVVDIDLYFQVTEHVRTGNGAGMLQLVERVVGAGYDLQEFVIGLAEHVRNLLVARTLPDLSLIEAGEATRRRYAQVAEAFTEADLLRMLGLLAEAETALKQSAHPRLRLELTLLRLASLPHAVDLRRVLEQLDRLAQSAPEAPAAASSSAAADPSRGRTAGLSRLSTPTGSTTPQPAAPGSNLGSGPFGPPALQVRPSEKPGDSLAQATQSAAALMVAEAPEASFETLVSRWADVVQQIKQVRIHVGLLLEESRPLRLMHDTLELAVPGEHAERLLRNQETFLITQLHAHLSEAISIRRIRFVVQDRSVAATSAALPEEPEDPLELLRRLQQQVPALQQLIDRFGCEPLWQGN, encoded by the coding sequence ATGCCTATGTCGGAGCAGCGCTACTTGGTGGCCGCTCGTAAATACCGGCCTCAGCTTTTTCGCGAGCTGGTGGCGCAGGAGCATGTTACCGAAACGTTGAAAAATGCGCTTCGGTTGGATCGGATTGGACATGCCTACCTGTTCAGCGGTCCACGGGGTGTAGGCAAAACGACAGCTGCTCGCTTGCTGGCCAAGGCTATCAACTGCCAAACGCCACTAGATCAGCGAGAGGATGGCGCTGAACCTTGTCGTCGGTGCGAGGCCTGCTTGGCGTTTGAGGAAGGGCGGAGCCTGAATGTGCTCGAGATTGATGCGGCTTCCAACAACCGCGTCGAAGACGTACGCGAGCTGCGCGAGACGGTTCGCATTCCCCCCCAGGGGGCGCGCAAGAAGGTTTACATCATCGACGAAGTGCACATGCTTTCCAACGCAGCCTTCAACGCCCTGCTCAAAACGCTTGAAGAGCCGCCACCGCATGTGCTGTTTATTTTTGCCACGACAGAGCCGCACAAGGTGCTGCCCACCATTCTTTCGCGCTGTCAGCGTTTTGACTTTCGGCGCATCCCGGTAGAAAACATTGTGGCGCGTTTGCGCGAAGTCTGCGCTGCCGAAGGAGTTGAGGCCGACGACGAGTCCCTTATGCTGCTGGCCCGCAAAGGCGACGGGGCGCTGCGCGATGCGCTTTCGGCCTTTGACCAGGCTGTTTCGCTGTGTGGTACTAGGCTACGCTATGCCGAACTGGCCCAAGCGCTGGGCGTAGTGGACATCGATTTGTATTTTCAGGTGACTGAGCACGTGCGCACGGGAAATGGGGCTGGCATGTTGCAGCTCGTCGAGCGCGTGGTAGGGGCAGGTTACGACCTACAAGAGTTTGTTATTGGCCTGGCCGAGCATGTGCGCAACCTGCTTGTGGCCCGCACCTTGCCCGACCTTTCGCTCATTGAGGCTGGGGAGGCCACACGCCGGCGTTATGCGCAGGTTGCTGAGGCATTCACCGAAGCCGATCTGTTGCGGATGCTGGGACTGTTAGCTGAAGCTGAAACAGCCCTAAAGCAAAGTGCGCATCCTCGGTTGCGCCTGGAGCTTACGCTACTGCGCTTAGCCAGCTTGCCGCATGCAGTTGACCTGCGGCGCGTTCTGGAGCAGCTGGACCGGCTGGCCCAAAGTGCGCCAGAAGCACCGGCTGCTGCCTCGTCTTCTGCTGCGGCTGATCCTTCTAGAGGGCGCACTGCTGGGCTTTCCCGCCTATCTACGCCTACGGGCTCCACTACCCCACAGCCTGCTGCCCCAGGCAGCAACTTAGGCAGCGGACCGTTTGGGCCGCCTGCACTCCAAGTTCGCCCTTCGGAAAAGCCTGGCGACAGTTTGGCACAGGCAACCCAGAGTGCAGCAGCGCTCATGGTTGCCGAAGCGCCAGAGGCGTCCTTTGAAACCCTTGTTTCTAGATGGGCCGATGTTGTGCAGCAAATAAAGCAGGTACGTATTCATGTGGGGTTGTTGTTGGAAGAATCGCGTCCGCTTCGGCTGATGCACGACACGCTCGAGCTTGCTGTGCCTGGTGAACATGCCGAACGGCTGCTGCGCAACCAGGAAACCTTTTTGATTACACAGCTCCATGCTCATCTTTCAGAGGCCATCTCCATCCGCCGCATTCGTTTTGTCGTCCAAGATCGCTCGGTAGCCGCAACCTCAGCGGCCCTGCCGGAGGAGCCTGAAGATCCTTTGGAGCTTCTAAGGCGTTTGCAGCAACAAGTACCGGCGCTTCAGCAACTCATCGATCGTTTTGGCTGTGAGCCGCTTTGGCAAGGAAACTGA
- a CDS encoding HAF repeat-containing protein, producing MTMKWHFTLQLAGLLLLAYGEAAGQTPSLDWLDLEATSVHQITGVSVDGRTIVGIARDEAGRSRAFRWTAQEGVQNLGTLGGLRSKALGLSADGAVVVGVAEDRYGRPRAFRWTAEQGMQDLGTLGGLESEALGVSADGAVVVGVAEDRYGRLRAFRWTAEQGMQDLGTLGGNWSKAMAVSPKGTVVVGVAQDSRGRKRAFRWTAEQGMQDLGTLGGWESEAMRVSAEETIVGLAQDQKGVWQTFYWTPESGLHKLSHGHSAFARPGVALWGVPAISLNGQYLVGTIYHRAHHRVAVFLLDAPKLNLALREDRDRP from the coding sequence ATGACCATGAAATGGCATTTTACCCTTCAGCTGGCAGGACTGCTGCTTTTAGCTTATGGGGAAGCTGCAGGACAAACACCATCACTGGATTGGCTAGACTTGGAAGCCACATCGGTACACCAAATTACCGGCGTTTCGGTAGATGGCCGTACCATTGTAGGCATAGCGCGAGATGAAGCTGGACGCTCACGTGCGTTTCGCTGGACGGCTCAAGAAGGAGTGCAGAACTTGGGTACCTTGGGTGGTTTGCGTAGCAAAGCGCTAGGGCTTTCGGCCGATGGTGCGGTGGTGGTGGGGGTAGCGGAGGACCGCTATGGTCGGCCAAGGGCGTTTCGCTGGACAGCTGAGCAAGGCATGCAAGACCTAGGCACGCTTGGGGGATTGGAGAGTGAAGCGCTTGGGGTTTCGGCCGATGGTGCGGTGGTGGTTGGGGTAGCGGAGGACCGTTATGGTCGGCTAAGGGCGTTTCGCTGGACAGCTGAGCAAGGCATGCAAGACCTAGGCACGCTTGGGGGCAACTGGAGCAAAGCGATGGCTGTCTCGCCCAAAGGAACCGTTGTGGTCGGTGTAGCACAAGACAGCCGCGGACGTAAGCGGGCGTTTCGTTGGACGGCCGAACAAGGCATGCAGGACCTAGGCACGCTTGGAGGGTGGGAAAGCGAAGCCATGCGTGTCAGTGCCGAGGAAACGATCGTAGGTCTTGCCCAAGATCAGAAAGGCGTCTGGCAGACGTTCTACTGGACACCCGAAAGCGGTCTCCATAAGCTCAGCCATGGCCATAGCGCTTTCGCCCGTCCCGGCGTTGCACTCTGGGGTGTGCCCGCCATTTCTCTAAACGGACAGTATCTCGTGGGCACGATCTACCACCGCGCTCATCATCGGGTAGCTGTCTTCCTACTCGATGCCCCTAAGCTCAATTTGGCGCTTCGCGAAGACCGAGATCGACCCTAG
- a CDS encoding Atu2307/SP_0267 family LLM class monooxygenase, with translation MEIGIYSFGERTVDPETGQPLSAAERMRRLLEEIELADQVGLDVFGVGEHHRPDYIVSAPAVVLAAAASRTQRIRLTSAVNVLSSDDPIRVFQQFATLDLLSSGRAEIMVGRGSFIESFPLFGYDLSDYEALFEEKLLLLLKLREAEHVFWPGGRFTQPIPGLGVYPRPVQHPLPVWIAVGGTPASAVRAGRLGLPMALAIIGGTPERFAPLVALHREAARQAGHAPPRLSINAHGFLAPTSQEAIETAFPAHKLQMDRIGRERGWPPMTRAQFEFACRLQGAYFVGSPQQVIEKILYQHELFGHDRLLIQLTVGTLPHRKVLQAIELLGTQVAPVVRREIARRTAHARVDLGLREAPN, from the coding sequence ATGGAGATTGGCATTTATAGCTTTGGAGAGCGGACGGTTGATCCGGAAACCGGTCAACCCCTCTCAGCGGCGGAACGCATGCGTCGCCTCTTGGAAGAGATCGAACTGGCCGATCAAGTAGGACTGGACGTGTTTGGCGTTGGGGAACATCACCGTCCGGATTATATCGTTTCAGCACCGGCTGTTGTGTTGGCTGCAGCTGCTAGCCGCACGCAACGCATTCGTTTGACCAGTGCGGTCAATGTGTTGAGCTCCGACGATCCCATTCGGGTCTTTCAGCAGTTTGCTACCCTGGATCTGCTCTCCAGTGGACGGGCTGAAATCATGGTGGGTCGCGGATCGTTCATTGAGTCGTTTCCTTTATTTGGCTACGATTTGAGCGACTACGAGGCACTTTTTGAAGAAAAACTCCTGTTGCTGCTCAAGCTACGTGAAGCAGAGCACGTCTTTTGGCCGGGTGGGCGCTTTACCCAACCGATTCCTGGCTTAGGTGTGTACCCGCGTCCGGTGCAACATCCGCTTCCGGTTTGGATTGCTGTAGGCGGTACTCCTGCCTCGGCAGTTCGGGCCGGTAGGTTAGGCTTACCTATGGCACTAGCCATCATTGGCGGCACTCCTGAGCGCTTTGCCCCTTTGGTAGCATTGCACCGGGAAGCTGCACGGCAAGCTGGGCATGCACCGCCACGTTTGAGCATCAATGCCCATGGCTTTTTGGCTCCAACCTCACAAGAAGCCATAGAAACGGCCTTTCCTGCCCACAAACTTCAGATGGATCGTATTGGACGCGAGCGCGGCTGGCCGCCGATGACGCGAGCACAGTTTGAATTTGCTTGCCGTCTACAAGGGGCCTATTTTGTGGGCAGTCCGCAGCAAGTGATCGAAAAAATCTTGTATCAGCATGAGCTTTTTGGGCACGACCGGCTGCTCATTCAGCTTACAGTCGGAACCCTACCCCATCGCAAGGTGCTGCAGGCTATCGAGCTTTTGGGAACGCAGGTAGCACCTGTCGTGCGTCGTGAAATCGCTCGTAGGACGGCACACGCTAGGGTCGATCTCGGTCTTCGCGAAGCGCCAAATTGA
- a CDS encoding SDR family oxidoreductase produces the protein MEMLLGITGAGGHLGRRVVEVLLALVPAQRIRALTRRPEKLADLAARGVSVVEADFAKPEALSRALAGVERLLLISTDDLRPGARVALHRQAIEAAQRAGVRYIAYTSAVRADQTPVGFMRDHGETEALLRESGLAWTFLRNNLYAETLLMVAPQALQTGVLQLPAGEGRVAFVAREDCARVAATVLVSPGHEGRIYDVTGPEALSYAEAVAVLSRLSGKPLRYEAVTPEAYRRAMAAAGLPEIVIEAMTSMYQGVAQGVFNLVTSVVQEVTGQPPLTLEQALEAHRAALQASV, from the coding sequence ATGGAAATGCTTTTGGGGATTACGGGGGCTGGCGGCCATCTGGGTCGTCGGGTAGTGGAAGTGTTGCTAGCATTGGTGCCGGCCCAGCGCATCCGGGCGTTGACGCGCCGGCCAGAAAAGCTTGCCGACTTGGCTGCGCGCGGCGTGTCGGTTGTAGAAGCTGATTTTGCAAAGCCTGAAGCGCTCTCTCGCGCACTAGCGGGTGTTGAACGTCTGTTGCTGATTAGCACCGACGATTTGCGTCCAGGTGCGCGTGTAGCTTTGCACCGGCAGGCTATTGAGGCAGCCCAAAGGGCAGGTGTGCGTTACATCGCCTACACCTCGGCTGTGCGGGCCGATCAGACGCCGGTAGGCTTTATGCGGGATCATGGTGAGACCGAAGCGCTTTTGCGTGAAAGTGGGTTAGCCTGGACGTTTTTGCGCAATAATCTCTATGCCGAGACGCTGCTCATGGTCGCGCCTCAAGCGCTTCAGACAGGCGTGCTGCAGCTTCCAGCAGGCGAAGGTCGGGTAGCGTTCGTTGCCCGTGAAGACTGCGCACGCGTAGCTGCAACCGTCTTGGTAAGCCCAGGCCACGAAGGCCGCATCTACGACGTAACGGGGCCTGAGGCGCTTAGCTATGCCGAAGCCGTTGCTGTGCTTTCGAGGCTAAGTGGTAAGCCGCTGCGCTATGAGGCTGTCACACCAGAAGCCTATCGTCGGGCAATGGCTGCTGCCGGTCTACCCGAAATAGTGATTGAAGCTATGACGTCAATGTACCAGGGCGTAGCGCAGGGGGTGTTTAACCTGGTCACGTCGGTTGTGCAAGAAGTGACGGGACAGCCGCCGCTTACCCTGGAGCAAGCGCTTGAGGCCCATCGGGCCGCGCTTCAGGCTTCTGTTTAA
- a CDS encoding DoxX family membrane protein → MDTLFWLGRVLFGGYFILMGLNHFMKLSQMAPYAASKKVPAPKLAVVVTGLMLLLGGLAVLTGLYVQVGLWLLVIFLVVVTPWMHNFWAVQDPMQRMGEQVNFFKNVGLLGAVLLLLALWH, encoded by the coding sequence ATGGATACGCTGTTTTGGCTGGGTCGCGTGCTTTTTGGAGGGTACTTTATCCTCATGGGCCTTAACCACTTTATGAAGCTAAGCCAGATGGCCCCGTATGCAGCCTCGAAAAAGGTGCCTGCACCTAAGCTAGCTGTCGTTGTTACCGGGCTGATGTTGCTCTTGGGTGGGCTAGCGGTGCTTACCGGCCTTTATGTTCAGGTGGGGCTCTGGCTGCTTGTGATCTTTCTGGTGGTAGTCACGCCCTGGATGCACAACTTTTGGGCGGTGCAAGATCCCATGCAACGCATGGGTGAGCAGGTGAACTTTTTCAAAAACGTTGGCCTTCTGGGGGCTGTGTTGCTGCTTCTTGCGCTATGGCATTAA
- a CDS encoding winged helix-turn-helix transcriptional regulator, which produces MTGEGFCPVYAAIELLQEKWTLHIIRALLEGPLGFNELGRAVGGCNSATLAQRLERLVEVGVLAKEVTSHMPPRTRYSLTEAGRALEDVVQAIEAWGRRYLQPIA; this is translated from the coding sequence ATGACGGGAGAGGGTTTTTGTCCGGTGTATGCGGCCATTGAGTTGCTGCAGGAAAAGTGGACGTTGCATATCATTCGCGCGTTGCTTGAGGGGCCCTTAGGGTTTAACGAGCTAGGACGGGCGGTGGGCGGATGTAATTCAGCCACGTTAGCGCAGCGGCTAGAGCGGCTAGTGGAGGTGGGCGTACTTGCCAAAGAGGTGACTTCGCATATGCCGCCGCGCACGCGCTACAGCCTGACCGAAGCAGGTCGAGCGCTGGAGGATGTAGTGCAGGCCATTGAAGCTTGGGGGCGCCGCTATCTACAGCCGATAGCGTAA